A DNA window from Arachis duranensis cultivar V14167 chromosome 3, aradu.V14167.gnm2.J7QH, whole genome shotgun sequence contains the following coding sequences:
- the LOC107479987 gene encoding uncharacterized protein LOC107479987 yields MKVLCFLVHPFSDFPIDQTRRMLFLIQMGFAMQCSICLPLRFPKTPLSLHPYQWNPFKGSPKNQRMLLSAVNDDRNSNLASAKKRKVVEHVCLLKAKDELSEEEENDMLDHLYTTQYQMGGVVAISLGRISDPNPEHLTHALYMRFQRKESLDKFYANPFYLKVLKEHVMTYCHGLINVDYESEVEDEILSIFRKGEDFNQGVEFVLLILFNDGVLGNLAEHALASLASLMLGSPSLIVQFTHGLNFNPSSKEYTHGVVVRFRSVEAFEIFIDSKEYKDVWLSEFDPIVQKSLSLHYSVDPVGTEIM; encoded by the exons ATGAAGGTGTTGTGTTTCCTCGTCCACCCATTTTCGGATTTTCCTATCGACCAAACACGCCGCATGCTCTTTCTGATTCAAATGGGTTTTGCAATGCAATGCTCGATTTGTCTCCCTCTTCGATTCCCCAAAACCCCTCTTTCTCTTCATC CTTACCAATGGAACCCGTTCAAGGGTTCCCCAAAGAATCAAAGGATGCTACTTTCCGCTGTCAACGATGACCGAAACTCAAACCTCGCTTCTGCCAAGAAAAG AAAAGTTGTGGAACACGTTTGCCTGCTTAAAGCAAAAGATGAATTGtctgaagaggaagagaatgACATGCTGGACCATCTCTATACAACACAATATCAAATGGGTGGTGTCGTTGCCATTTCCTTAG GGCGCATTTCTGACCCAAATCCTGAGCATCTTACGCATGCTCTATATATGCGCTTTCAGAGGAAGGAAAGCCTTGACAAGTTCTATGCGAACCCATTTTACTTGAAAGTTCTCAAGGAGCATGTAATGACTTACTGCCAT GGGTTGATTAATGTGGATTATGAATCAGAAGTGGAAGATGAAATTCTTTCTATATTTCGGAAGGGAGAG GATTTCAACCAGGGAGTGGAGTTTGTGcttctaatattatttaatgatgGTGTACTGGGTAACCTAGCTGAACACGCGTTGGCCTCTCTAGCATCGCTGATGTTGGGATCTCCTTCCTTGATAGTCCAATTTACTCATG GTTTGAATTTTAATCCAAGCTCTAAGGAGTACACTCATGGAGTAGTAGTACGATTTCGATCAG TTGAGGCATTTGAGATATTTATTGACAGCAAAGAATATAAAGAT gTATGGCTTTCTGAGTTCGACCCTATTGTCCAGAAATCATTATCACTCCATTACTCCGTTGACCCAGTGGGAACTGAAATTATGTAA
- the LOC107479986 gene encoding probable DEAD-box ATP-dependent RNA helicase 48 codes for MWRSAISERQRAFSKLLFAFTVSCNMGGGPRTFPGGVNKWKWKRMHEKRARDKEKRLLEHEKQIYQARIRSHIRSHLAPDNSTATAATTHGPISPTDHIRALANRFMKEGAEDLWNNDDGPLTVSSSSCSSPTRQQGSIEAPVDLRKLIQEKRNPNSMNSSGNFGQRRGYHSVSEVNSGVGSSKKLAPAGRRRFWRNDSTSSSESESEDENDSRVNNWDVRKMGSNASLRKHDLKRERRVMPKPYDEEADFAEQVELIKYEINKRKLKQKEMEEYRVEDQESILTQSRFDECGISPLTVKALSSAGYIHLTRVQEASLSVCLEGKDALVKAKTGTGKSAAFLLPAIETVLKAMNSKSRQNVPPIFVLILCPTRELASQIAAEAKALLKYQDGIGVQTLVGGVRFKVDQKRLESDPCQILVATPGRLLDHIENKSGLSVRLMSLQMLVLDEADHLLDLGFRKDVEKIVDCVPRQRQSLMFSATIPKEVRRVSQLVLKREHAYIDTVGMGCLETPVKVKQSFLIAPQESHFQIVHHILKEHVMQTPDYKVIIFCVAGMVTSLMYQLLREMKMNVRELHSRKPQLYRTRISDEFRESKQLILVSSDVSSRGMNYPDVTLVIQVGIPSDREQYIHRLGRTGREGKEGEGILLIAPWEEYFLDEIKDLPLERFPFPDIDPQTKLKIEHSMGKIDSDVKEAAYHAWLGYYNSIREIGREKSTIAELANRFSASIGLQRPPALFRKTALKMGLKDIPGIRIRR; via the exons ATGTGGCGGTCGGCGATTTCAGAACGACAAAGGGCATTCTCGAAGCTTCTATTCGCCTTCACAGTGTCCTGCAACATGGGCGGCGGCCCTCGAACCTTCCCCGGCGGCGTCAACAAGTGGAAGTGGAAGCGCATGCACGAGAAGCGCGCCCGTGACAAAGAGAAGAGACTTCTCGAACATGAGAAACAGATCTATCAGGCTCGCATTCGCTCCCACATACGCTCCCACCTCGCACCCGACAACTCAACCGCCACCGCCGCCACCACCCACGGCCCTATCTCCCCCACTGACCACATTAGGGCCCTCGCCAACCGCTTCATGAAGGAAGGAGCTGAAGATCTCTGGAACAACGACGACGGTCCCCTAacggtttcttcttcttcttgttcttctccCACGCGGCAGCAAGGTTCGATTGAGGCGCCGGTGGATTTGCGGAAGCTGATACAAGAGAAACGGAACCCCAATTCAATGAATTCGAGTGGGAATTTCGGTCAGAGGAGGGGTTACCATTCTGTTTCTGAGGTGAATTCCGGTGTTGGTAGCAGTAAGAAACTTGCGCCTGCTGGGAGGAGAAGATTTTGGAGGAACGATAGTACTTCTTCGAGTGAGAGTGAATCCGAGGATGAGAACGATTCGAGGGTTAATAATTGGGATGTTAGGAAGATGGGTAGTAATGCGTCTTTGAGGAAGCATGATTTGAAGAGGGAGAGGAGAGTGATGCCAAAACCATATGATGAAGAGGCTGATTTTGCAGAACAGGTTGAGCTGATTAAGTATGAGATTAACAAGAGGAAGTTGAAACAGAAGGAAATGGAAGAGTACAGGGTTGAGGACCAAGAATCCATCCTAACCCAATCAAG ATTTGATGAGTGCGGTATATCGCCATTGACAGTCAAGGCTCTCTCTTCAGCTGGTTATATCCACCTGACCCGGGTGCAAGAGGCAAGCCTTTCTGTTTGCCTTGAGG GTAAGGATGCTCTGGTCAAAGCTAAAACTGGCACGGGAAAAAGTGCAGCATTTTTG CTTCCTGCCATTGAAACAGTTTTGAAAGCTATGAATAGCAAGTCGCGTCAAAATGTGCCAcctatatttgttcttattctCTGCCCTACCAGAGAACTTGCCAGTCAAATTGCTGCTGAAGCAAAGGCTTTGCTCAAGTATCAAGATGGCATTGGTGTACAAACTCTCGTAGGAGGGGTGCGATTTAAAGTTGACCAAAAGCGTCTTGAATCCGATCCATGCCAG ATACTTGTTGCTACCCCTGGTAGGTTGCTAGATCATATTGAGAATAAGTCTGGACTATCTGTGCGATTGATGAGCTTGCAGATGCTTGTACTTGATGAAGCTGATCATTTACTGGACCTTGGATTTCGAAAGGACGTAGAAAAGATTGTTGACTGTGTGCCTCGTCAAAGGCAATCCTTGATGTTTTCTGCAACCATCCCAAAGGAG GTCCGCCGTGTATCTCaacttgttttgaaaagggaACATGCATACATTGATACAGTTGGTATGGGTTGTCTGGAAACTCCAGTGAAG GTCAAGCAATCTTTTCTTATTGCTCCACAGGAATCACATTTTCAAATAGTACACCATATTTTAAAGGAGCATGTCATGCAAACACCTGATTATAAG GTTATTATTTTCTGTGTTGCTGGAATGGTAACATCACTTATGTATCAACTTCTCCGTGAAATGAAAATGAACGTGAGGGAGCTACACTCTCGAAAACCCCAACTGTATCGAACTCGCATATCAGATGAGTTTCGGGAATCCAAACAACTGATTCTTGTCTCATCTGATGTTTCATCTCGTGGAATGAATTATCCCGATGTTACTTTAGTCATACAG GTGGGTATTCCTTCTGATCGTGAACAATATATACATCGTCTTGGAAGAACTGGACGGGAAGGCAAAGAAGGGGAAGGCATATTGTTGATTGCTCCATGGgaagaatattttttagatgaaatcaaggatcttcctctagAGAGATTCCCTTTTCCAGATATAGATCCACAGACAAAGCTTAAG ATAGAACATTCCATGGGAAAGATAGACAGTGACGTCAAAGAAGCCGCATATCATGCTTGGCTGGGTTATTACAACTCAATTAGGGAAATTGGAAGGGAGAAGTCCACCATAGCTGAGCTTGCAAACCGGTTTTCTGCATCAATTGGTTTACAGAGGCCTCCTGCGCTCTTTCGAAAGACTGCTTTAAAGATGGGTTTGAAAGACATTCCTGGCATTAGAATTCGTCGATAA
- the LOC107479988 gene encoding uncharacterized protein LOC107479988, which translates to MGLQEKLEKCQSTVSSIAASKPAATQKSSSTPTAAALAAASANGRSNIAASAVKFSNDTERLQHINSIRKSPVGAQMKRVIHLLYETRQALTPEQINEACYVDMKANKDVFDNLRKNPKVNYDGQCFSYKSKHNLKDKIQLLHLIRKFPEGIAVIDLKDSYPTVMEDMQALKAVRQIWLLSNFDSQEDIAYPNDPRVPIKVDDDLKQLFRNIELPRDMIDIEKDLQKNGMKPATNTAKRRSAAQIQGISPKPKVKKSRREINSRTKLTNAHLPELFQKLIN; encoded by the exons ATGGGGTTGCAAGAGAAGCTGGAGAAGTGTCAATCAACGGTATCGAGCATTGCAGCAAGCAAGCCTGCTGCAACCCAAAAGTCATCTTCAACCCCAACAGCAGCTGCACTTGCTGCTGCCTCAGCCAATGGAAGGAGCAACATAGCAGCCTCTGCTGTCAAATTCTCCAATGATACAGAGAGGCTTCAGCATATTAACAGCATACGCAAATCCCCTGTCGGTGCTCAGATGAAGCGTGTAATCCATCTCCTGTACGAG aCCCGGCAGGCTTTGACGCCAGAGCAAATAAATGAAGCTTGCTATGTTGATATGAAGGCTAATAAAGATGTTTTTGACAATCTGAGGAAAAACCCGAAAGTAAATTATGATGGGCAATGTTTCTCTTACAAG TCAAAGCATAACCTTAAGGACAAAATTCAGCTTCTTCACCTGATACGTAAGTTTCCAGAGGGCATTGCCGTCATTGATCTAAAGGATTCTTACCCAACTGTGATGGAAGACATGCAG GCTTTGAAAGCTGTGAGGCAGATTTGGCTGCTATCGAATTTCGATTCACAGGAAGACATTGCGTACCCCAATGACCCCAGAGTGCCCATTAAGGTGGATGATGACCTTAAACAGCTCTTCCGTAATATCGAATTACCCCGCGATATGATAGATATAGAGAAGGATCTTCAAAAGAATGGAATGAAGCCTGCTACCAACACTGCAAAGAGGAGGAGTGCAGCACAAATTCAAGGCATCTCTCCCAAGCCAAAGGTTAAGAAATCTAGGCGAGAAATCAACAGCAGGACCAAGCTCACCAATGCCCATCTTCCAGAGCTTTTCCAGAAATTGATTAATTGA